The Risungbinella massiliensis sequence CTTTCACTTTTTGGATCATGAGTTATCGCAAGTCGCTCTAACCCAAATGGAAACAGTTTTGAAGCGTGCCAAAGAATGGGGAACAGAATTATTGGATAGTGCCAAGCGGGGACAAAGTGAGTTAGAAGAGCGAAAAAGGTGTCTGGAACAAGAGCATCAAGAGATTCGTGAAATGATTCAATTGGTAGATGTACGAGGTATAAAGGGAGCGATGGAACAAGAGTGGTTGGAGCTATTCTATTATGTGAAACAACGGATTATATTGCGTTTGAGAGAAGAGCTAAAAGAGATTTTCCACCCATCTGTTCTTTCTCTCTCCGGAACGAGTAAGATTCGTGAAAAGCTACTCCTATGTATTGAAGAGACGATCCAGTTTATGCGACATGAACTCGTCCAAGAGATGCGAGCTACTAGCCTAAGAGCCTCTCTCTTTGTCAAACGAGAGTTGGAACAGGCAGGAGAACGCCTACAAGATCAGTGCCAAAACCGGTACCAACGAACGCCATTTTCTTGGCCAGAATTTGAGAATATATCGGAACATACGGTAGCTACTCCATGGGAAGAGATGGAACCGACCCATTTCCGTGAGTTACTTCCTCTGTTCCGTAACCCTAAAGCCTTTTTTGAACAGAATGAAAAGGAACGTTTCTATGAGCGATGTTTAGAGTTATGGGAGCGAGAGTTAAGTCAGTGGCTAGATTCGATTCAAGGTGAATTTCAAAATCATTATGAGATGCAATTAGATAATGATTGGGAAGTTACGTATCATACTACTTTAGAAGAATTGGAGAGTTACTATGCACAACTAACCTCCACGACGGGTCTTTCGCAATCGGAACAAAATCAAATACAAGCAATACTACCCAAGCTACCATCTTAAATAGGAGAGCGACGGATCATTAGATCCGTCGCTCTTTATTTGTCAGGAGAGGATGGAAGCCATATTGAATATGATGAACGGAACAACAGTATTAAAAAGAGGGGTAAAAACATAGTTGCCAAGTGGAGTAATTGCTAATAAGAGAAATACAAAGACGCCATACATCTCATACTCAGACAATTTGGCACGGTAACGATTTGGGAGTAGATCTTCTACTATGCGGTAACCATCCAATGGAGGTAGAGGAATTAGATTAAAAACGAATAAACTGACATTTAGGAAGATATTAATTTGGAAAAACTGATCTAGGATGGAATTTGAGATTGGTGAAAACTGGTAAGTTGCCATGAAGAGAAAACAAAGTACAAGGTTGGTCAAAGGTCCAGCTACCGAGACGAGAACACCAGCTAATCGAGGTTTACGGAAATAAAAGCGATTTACTGGAACAGGACGAGCCCATCCAAACCCTACTAAAAAGATCATCAATGTACCAATTGGATCTAGATGACGTAAGGGATTTAACGTGACTCTTCCTTGTTGATGGGCAGTAGGGTCTCCAAAACGGTATGCCACATAAGCATGGGCGAACTCGTGCAAAGATAAAGCGATGATAAGCGCGATAATGACAAATGGTAATTGACTTAGTGGATAAGCTAAGAAACTTTCTAGTCCGTCCAAAAACGAATCCCCCTAGATAGATAACATTTATTTTCAGAATGTTATACAAGATTATCATGGTCTAATGGCTAATAAGACCCCGATATGGCCAGCAATACTCAGTCAGTAATGAATAAAGTCCCACTAAATGAAATTTCACTTTACTAAAGTATATCAGACAAGGGAGTCAATCGAACGACTCCCTTGTGTTTTTATCTTTTTGCTTGAAAGTACATGGTACGATCATTAAACATGGTTAACTCGCCTTGTACTTCTTTGGCAAGGAATTTTGCGTATTCATTTGCCTTTGAGATGTCGCCATGAGTGGCTCGATCTGGAAGAACGATCTGTATGTACTCTACTCCCGTTTCGTCCTCTTTTCCCGTCCCCATGACAAGGTAATAATAAGCAGAGGGATCTTTTCCTTTTAACAAGAGATAGGTGATTCCGTCTTGTTGATGTTTTTCGATCTCATATGGAAAAGCAGCTGCTTCATAGTCCCATTGTAACTGTTCGCCCGTTTTTTTCATTCGACTTCGGTATGTTTGGAGCAATTCTTGTAATCCATCGAGATTAATCTCGGTTTGTTTGGCACCTGGTACTAACCGTATATAGGAACTCTTTTTCACCTCGACACACTCCTTGGGAATAAAGGTTAAGTAACGATAGAGTATGTTGCATATTAGACCTAAGCCAGGGCTTTCCCCTTTTTTCGATGTGACTATGAATGAAGGAAGCCGGGGTAGAAAAGAAACCGGCTAAAACGACCGTCAGGCCTACATCTAATAAAACTAAATGCAACAACCGCATGTACTCATAGTAGCATGTACTCATTTGCTAATTCAAACTTATGTGCATAATTTTGAATATTGTGCTAAAATTATGTTGAAATATTTTGGAGATAAAGGTAGTAGATTCCATGCAAAAAGCAGATTTATTAGATGAGCTCCGTGCAGAGATCGGACTCATGTCTGATCGGTACCCGACTGAATTCTCTATCTTTTATAAGTTTGTCTGTACCTCCATCTTTCAAAGTATACGAGAGTATGTCAGTGTATCCCTTTATATTCCGGAAGAAGGGTTTTTTCGAAGGGAATACCATGCGGGAGAAAGTGTTTTTCCTATTATTCTTCCCTTTGGAGATGATCTTCTAACATTAGCAGGGATGAGAGGGGGATTGCTCTGGGAAAAAAGAAAACATTATCATTTTGTTGCGTATCCTTTTTATCGAGGACATCATCTCGCCGGAGTTCTCTTGATCCTAACAGTAGAAGATCACAAGCTAGAAGAAGAGGAAGTTCTTTTTTTGGGTGAGCTGATCCATTTGTTTGAGAATAAAGAAAACATGGATTTACTAGATATGGATGATGAAGGAGAGCTCGGATAACCGACTCTCTTTTTTGCTTTTCTATGGATCAAGTTGTATAAAATGCAGCGTTGAAAGAATTTGAAAATAAGAAAACGGGTTGACATAATTAGTGTGTAATAATATATTAATTGGTGTAACACATTAAAAAATGTAAGCGGTATTATTCGTTATATAAGGTATATATAGTACATGATGGACAGGAGGAGCTAGGATGTTGGGGATTATCGTTTGCCAAGAATGTGAGGATGTTTTAGAGTATATTGAGAGTGAAAAGGTCCATGTTCTCTATGCTAAGTGTACTAGTTGCCATACCGAAAAAAAGACTGAAGAAACAATTAGCTAAGTTAACTATTTAGTATGTCATAATTAATTCATTCATTATAGAGTAAAAAAGCAACCTCCAATGATGCCCTGGAGGTTGCTTTTTTAGCGCGATTTTCCATAATGGAACAAAGAAGCCCATATAGGAAACAGGAGCATGATACAATAGGGTATAAAAATCACAGACCGGAATGGCTAGCGAGATTTACTAAAGGTGGTGTACGCTACATTGGATTCTCAATTTATACTAGACAGAATTCAGACCAATTACCCGTTATTCTCAGCTAAGGAGAAAAAATTGGCGGATTTCTTTTTAAAGTATAGAAACAACTCGACGAATATGAACATTGGAGATCTGGCCGAAAAAACAGGAACTTCCCCGTCTACTATCACTAGATTTTGTAAAAAATTAGGTTGCCAAAGTTTTATTGAGTTTAAGGTACTGCTCAATAGTAGAATGCTAGATCATCAGGCACATCAAGATGTGATGAACCAAGTCAAGTCCTATTATTTAGAGACGATCGATTCTACTGCCATGATGATCTCGTTAGAGAAGTTAAATCAAGTGGTTCAGTCCATTCTCACAGCTAAGAAAATCTGTATTTATGGAGTGGGAAATTCAGGTCTTTCTGCAATGGAGTTTAAATATCGATTGATGCGGATGGGATTTATCGTTGATGCGATGACGGATTCCCATATGATGCTAATGAATGCAGCTTTGTGCCAAAAAAATGATTTGATCATCGCTATTTCCAATTCAGGAATGACCAAAGAAATCACGGAAGCAGCAGGGGAAGCAAAAAGTCGAGGAGCACATGTGATCGCAGTTACTAATCATGATCATACTCCTTTAACAGATGTTTCGGATACGATTTTACTTACCTCCAATACTCTTCATTTGCGGGATGCTCATTTTTTTAATAATCAATTAGCGATTGTGTATGTAATAGATCTGATCACAATGCAATTGTTAGAAGAAGCTCGATTAGAACAGAAGAGAAAAGAGACCGTGGACGTGTTGGTCAAGCATAAGAAAATATAAAAAAGGCTTGGAAGCAAGTTCCAAGCCTTTTCATTATGATTCAATAGTATGGACAAATCGCTGTGTAATTTGTTGTGGGCGAGTGATTGCCCCTCCCACTACCACCGCATGACAACCAAGTTCAAGACAACGTTTGGCTGCCTCTGGAGTGTAAACATTCCCTTCTGCAAAGACAGGTACGGATACATGTTCTAATATTTCTTTTAATAGAGCAAAATCATTCTCATACAATTTGTGACCTTTGCTTTCTTCGGTGTAGCCGATGAGAGTAGTAGAGATCACATCAAACCCTAGTTTCTGGGCTAAGATTGCCTCATCTAAAGTGGCGATATCGGCCATCAATAGTTGATCTGGATAGGTGGTTTTTACTTGTTGTATGAATTCTTCTAGCGTAATTTTATTTGGACGAATACGTTTGGTTGCATCAAGAGCGATCATTTCTGTCCCAACTGATACCAACTCCTCTATCTCTTTCATGGTAGCAGTGATATAGACAGGAGAGTCTGCATAATCGCGTTTGACGATTCCGATGATGGGTAGATCGACTGTTTCTTTCATTGCGGCGATGTCTTCTTTTGAATTAGCTCGTATACCAGCCGCCCCACCTTGCTTTGCAGCGACTGCCATTCTGCTCATGATATAGGAGCTGTGCAAAGGTTCGTCTTCTAAAGCTTGACAGGATACGATCAGTTTTTTATTTAGTGTTTGGAGTAATGCTTCTTTGTTTACCACGTCTTATTCCCCTAACCATTCTTCTACTTCATTTTTAATAATGGTGACTTGTGGACCATAGATTACTTGAACACCATTCCCACGAACGATGACTCCATTTGGATTGGTCTCTTTGATTTTCTCTTCGGAGACTTTGCTTCCATCCAAAACAGTGACTCGAAGGCGAGTAGCGCAACAGTCTACGTCTTTGATGTTTTCTTTTCCGCCTAATCCTGCTACGATCTGCTCAGCACGGCTAGATTTAGTAGACGCAGTGGAAGAAGTGGTATTGGTTGAAGTGTTCTCGTCTTCCCGTCCTGGTGTTTTGACATTGAATTTTACGATCAAGAAACGGAAGGTAATGTAGTACAAGAAGAACCACACAACACCAATGATCGGAACATAAATCCAATTCGTTTTGGCGGTACCTTGTAAGACACCAAACAGGATAAAGTCAATAAATCCACCTGAGAACGTTTGACCGATTGTGATCTGGAATATGTGAGCCATCATAAACGCAAGTCCATCGAAGAAGGCGTGAATCACATACAAGAAAGGTGCTACAAATAAGAATGCAAATTCGAGAGGCTCTGTAATCCCAGTCAAAAAAGAGGTAAGTGCCGCAGAGAACATAAGTCCAAATACTTTTTTCTTGTTTTCTGGTTTGGCAGTATGGTAGATCGCAAGTGCAGCACCGATCAGACCAAACATCATCGTAATAAAACGGCCAGACATAAATCGAGAAGTGCCTTCATAAAACTGTTGGACACTAGGATCTGCTAATTGTGCAAAGAAGATCTTTTGGGTACCTTCTACAAGTTGACCGTTTACAATCTCGGAACCACCAAGACCAGTAGTCCAGAAAGGGAGATAAAAAATATGATGCAATCCAAAAGGACCAAGCAGTCGTAATACAAATCCATAGATGAGGGTTCCAATATATCCCGTTGTTTCAACCAGTCCGCCCATTCCAAAGATAGCTTGTTGGATAAATGGCCATATGACATACATCACAGCACCTAATAGAATCGAGGCAAACGAGGTAATGATCGGAATAAAACGTGAGCCACCAAAGAAACCAATTGCTTGGGGAAGTTCAATCTTGTTATATCGATTGTGCAAGTAGTAGGTCAAAATACCTACGACGGCACCTCCAAATACCCCTGTTTCTAATGATTGAATGCCAAGGATCATTCCTTGTCCAGCTTGAGCTAGTTGGTCTGATTCTGCTAATTTACCAGTTATATTTAATAGTGCATTAATCGTTGCATTCATAACCAAATAGCCAAGTAAGGCTGCTAAACCTGCTGTTCCTTTATCAGAGCGAGCTAAACCTACTGCTACCCCGACAGCAAAGATAATAGCTAAGTTAGCAAAGATAATATTTCCGGCTGAACTCATGATAGAAAAGATAGCTTGTAGCCATGCAACATCCAAAAAAGGATACGCAATTAATGTGTTCGGATTGGAAAGTGCGCCCCCGATTCCCAATAACAGACCTGCCGCAGGTAAAACAGCAATAGGAAGCATAAATGATTTTCCAAAGCGTTGTGCTTTTTCGAAGAAATTATTCATCATATCCCCCGCCTTTATGAAAATATTAGTCAAATCGATTATAAAGCGTTTTCACATTTTGTCAACAAATCTCATTCAGTTGCCATAGGGTAGATTAGGGGGTATTCGGGCGAAAGAGAGCAAAAAAACGCAGTCCCCACAGTTTTTTATGGGAGCTGCGTTTTTTTATCAAGAATCAAGATGAATGTTGCTTCTTTCGTTTTTTTGAATAGATCGGTTTTGTATATGACTTTATTCGTCTGTCTCGTTTGCTTTTGAGAATGTAATCAGATTTGAACTGGAAAGGTCCGATATAGTAGTGATTCGTAGATGGGCGAAATGCCTCCACATTTTGTACAA is a genomic window containing:
- a CDS encoding site-2 protease family protein; its protein translation is MDGLESFLAYPLSQLPFVIIALIIALSLHEFAHAYVAYRFGDPTAHQQGRVTLNPLRHLDPIGTLMIFLVGFGWARPVPVNRFYFRKPRLAGVLVSVAGPLTNLVLCFLFMATYQFSPISNSILDQFFQINIFLNVSLFVFNLIPLPPLDGYRIVEDLLPNRYRAKLSEYEMYGVFVFLLLAITPLGNYVFTPLFNTVVPFIIFNMASILS
- a CDS encoding DUF1885 family protein yields the protein MKKSSYIRLVPGAKQTEINLDGLQELLQTYRSRMKKTGEQLQWDYEAAAFPYEIEKHQQDGITYLLLKGKDPSAYYYLVMGTGKEDETGVEYIQIVLPDRATHGDISKANEYAKFLAKEVQGELTMFNDRTMYFQAKR
- a CDS encoding GapA-binding peptide SR1P encodes the protein MLGIIVCQECEDVLEYIESEKVHVLYAKCTSCHTEKKTEETIS
- a CDS encoding MurR/RpiR family transcriptional regulator, which translates into the protein MYATLDSQFILDRIQTNYPLFSAKEKKLADFFLKYRNNSTNMNIGDLAEKTGTSPSTITRFCKKLGCQSFIEFKVLLNSRMLDHQAHQDVMNQVKSYYLETIDSTAMMISLEKLNQVVQSILTAKKICIYGVGNSGLSAMEFKYRLMRMGFIVDAMTDSHMMLMNAALCQKNDLIIAISNSGMTKEITEAAGEAKSRGAHVIAVTNHDHTPLTDVSDTILLTSNTLHLRDAHFFNNQLAIVYVIDLITMQLLEEARLEQKRKETVDVLVKHKKI
- a CDS encoding N-acetylmannosamine-6-phosphate 2-epimerase, producing the protein MVNKEALLQTLNKKLIVSCQALEDEPLHSSYIMSRMAVAAKQGGAAGIRANSKEDIAAMKETVDLPIIGIVKRDYADSPVYITATMKEIEELVSVGTEMIALDATKRIRPNKITLEEFIQQVKTTYPDQLLMADIATLDEAILAQKLGFDVISTTLIGYTEESKGHKLYENDFALLKEILEHVSVPVFAEGNVYTPEAAKRCLELGCHAVVVGGAITRPQQITQRFVHTIES
- a CDS encoding maltose/glucose-specific PTS transporter subunit IIC, with the translated sequence MNNFFEKAQRFGKSFMLPIAVLPAAGLLLGIGGALSNPNTLIAYPFLDVAWLQAIFSIMSSAGNIIFANLAIIFAVGVAVGLARSDKGTAGLAALLGYLVMNATINALLNITGKLAESDQLAQAGQGMILGIQSLETGVFGGAVVGILTYYLHNRYNKIELPQAIGFFGGSRFIPIITSFASILLGAVMYVIWPFIQQAIFGMGGLVETTGYIGTLIYGFVLRLLGPFGLHHIFYLPFWTTGLGGSEIVNGQLVEGTQKIFFAQLADPSVQQFYEGTSRFMSGRFITMMFGLIGAALAIYHTAKPENKKKVFGLMFSAALTSFLTGITEPLEFAFLFVAPFLYVIHAFFDGLAFMMAHIFQITIGQTFSGGFIDFILFGVLQGTAKTNWIYVPIIGVVWFFLYYITFRFLIVKFNVKTPGREDENTSTNTTSSTASTKSSRAEQIVAGLGGKENIKDVDCCATRLRVTVLDGSKVSEEKIKETNPNGVIVRGNGVQVIYGPQVTIIKNEVEEWLGE